Proteins encoded together in one Planctopirus ephydatiae window:
- a CDS encoding alginate export family protein, whose translation MTEVFEQSSNGEFSALSSEIFPESRTTQITTPVAPPVTAIIPAQKKPLAFPPPQVVNEPGPWKTLFYENDFSILQQPEHAWLPGEHLKNREGSFLGEDWRVSAGGEIRFRYLQEKNRIRRGPATAEDYTLIRWRNYVDVHYSDWVRVYAEILDGSVYGDQAARQGIDENRWDLTNAFVDFVLFADDETSSVFRYGRQEMLFGRQRLVSPLDWSNSRRTFQGFRYLHKEGDWKLDVFTVNPVSASSGFNDPDIAGTNFDQPNYNVYFSGAYATYTGIENTVFEAYWMWMHNSEPRVGYADGSRHLVGTRAAHLIPVSDGIADDDRIWDLEIEGGYQFGIDIGDRVSAGFATTVIGHTWKRRPWQPRLSGLFYWSSGDIDPNDGIDNTFYTYFPLGHAYWALSDNVSGQNLIDYSLQLDVKPTTKMTAATAVHWMQLASGQDTGYQVNQVPFGTAGNGTGLGSALDIYGVYNFQPWWDLQAGYSWYWFGKYVERTIPRGDCTQFYIQTSLRY comes from the coding sequence GTGACGGAAGTTTTTGAACAGTCATCAAACGGTGAGTTCTCAGCTCTGAGTTCAGAGATCTTCCCGGAATCCCGTACAACGCAAATAACAACTCCAGTGGCACCTCCAGTCACTGCCATCATCCCCGCCCAGAAAAAGCCATTGGCTTTTCCTCCACCTCAGGTTGTGAACGAACCAGGGCCCTGGAAGACATTGTTCTACGAGAATGACTTTTCCATCCTCCAGCAGCCAGAACACGCATGGCTGCCAGGTGAGCATTTGAAGAATCGGGAGGGAAGTTTTCTTGGGGAAGATTGGCGAGTGTCAGCGGGTGGTGAAATTCGCTTTCGTTATCTGCAGGAAAAAAACCGCATCCGGCGTGGGCCTGCCACAGCCGAGGATTACACATTGATCCGCTGGCGAAACTATGTTGATGTCCATTACAGCGATTGGGTTCGAGTTTATGCAGAAATCCTGGACGGTTCGGTATATGGCGATCAGGCTGCCCGCCAGGGAATTGATGAAAATCGCTGGGATCTCACGAACGCTTTTGTCGATTTCGTGCTTTTTGCTGATGACGAAACGTCCTCGGTCTTCAGGTATGGCCGACAGGAGATGTTGTTCGGTAGGCAGCGGCTCGTTTCGCCCCTCGATTGGTCGAACTCTCGAAGGACATTTCAAGGATTTCGATATCTCCACAAGGAAGGTGACTGGAAACTCGATGTGTTCACAGTGAATCCAGTCAGTGCGTCCTCAGGCTTCAATGATCCTGATATTGCCGGGACGAACTTTGATCAGCCGAACTACAACGTCTATTTCAGTGGGGCTTACGCAACCTACACAGGGATCGAAAACACAGTTTTTGAAGCTTACTGGATGTGGATGCATAACAGTGAGCCTCGTGTGGGTTATGCCGATGGCAGTCGTCATCTGGTGGGAACACGGGCAGCCCATCTCATCCCGGTCTCGGATGGGATCGCTGACGATGATCGAATCTGGGATCTCGAAATCGAAGGGGGTTATCAGTTTGGGATAGATATCGGGGATCGGGTTTCTGCAGGATTTGCCACCACTGTGATCGGTCATACCTGGAAACGTCGGCCGTGGCAGCCGCGATTGTCGGGATTGTTTTACTGGAGTTCAGGCGATATTGATCCCAATGACGGCATCGACAATACGTTCTACACTTACTTTCCTTTAGGACATGCTTACTGGGCACTCTCGGACAACGTCTCTGGGCAGAACCTGATTGACTATTCTCTCCAACTGGATGTGAAACCCACGACCAAAATGACGGCTGCCACGGCAGTTCACTGGATGCAACTGGCCAGCGGGCAGGATACCGGCTATCAGGTCAATCAAGTCCCCTTCGGCACCGCAGGGAATGGTACGGGACTCGGATCGGCTCTTGATATCTACGGTGTGTACAACTTCCAGCCATGGTGGGATCTGCAGGCGGGCTACTCGTGGTATTGGTTCGGCAAATATGTCGAGCGGACGATTCCCCGAGGTGACTGCACCCAGTTTTATATTCAGACTTCGCTGCGATATTGA
- the speE gene encoding polyamine aminopropyltransferase, producing the protein MDASVWIAERLSPVDIYQHGVSQMLMHKQTAFQEMSIVISESYGKALVLDGKWQTCTGDEFIYHELIAHLPCVLHGAPKRVLIAGGADGGAAREVLKWKTVEEVVIADLDGEVVDACREMLPEIHQGSLNDARVKIQVADAFDLIEASSSEYDVIVADLTDPIEEGPAYPLFTREFFEACRAALTPDGVLINQAGSMAPPWVTLLARVTKTMESAFGYAVAAAAPVPTYGSLWGLTIARTKPIETDLSPAKIDELVQEYVQGSLRMFDGSAFVAALQTPRYVRQAIEQEQTIYTLENPPALSAEGDRRE; encoded by the coding sequence ATGGATGCGAGTGTCTGGATTGCCGAACGTTTGTCTCCGGTTGACATTTATCAGCATGGAGTCTCACAGATGCTGATGCATAAGCAGACGGCCTTCCAGGAAATGTCGATCGTCATCAGTGAGAGCTACGGCAAAGCTCTGGTGCTGGATGGGAAGTGGCAGACCTGCACGGGAGATGAGTTCATTTATCATGAACTGATTGCGCATCTTCCGTGTGTCCTGCATGGAGCACCCAAACGAGTGCTGATTGCCGGTGGAGCTGATGGGGGAGCTGCGCGGGAAGTTCTCAAGTGGAAGACAGTCGAAGAGGTGGTGATTGCCGACCTGGATGGCGAGGTCGTTGATGCTTGCCGGGAGATGTTGCCAGAGATTCATCAGGGGTCGCTGAATGATGCCCGGGTGAAGATTCAGGTCGCTGATGCCTTCGACCTGATCGAAGCGAGTTCGAGTGAGTATGATGTCATTGTTGCGGACTTGACCGATCCCATCGAAGAAGGCCCGGCTTATCCACTGTTTACCCGCGAGTTTTTTGAGGCATGCCGGGCAGCACTCACACCAGATGGGGTCTTGATCAATCAGGCGGGTTCAATGGCTCCTCCGTGGGTCACATTGCTGGCCAGAGTCACGAAAACTATGGAATCAGCCTTTGGCTATGCGGTGGCTGCCGCTGCTCCAGTGCCAACTTATGGATCTTTGTGGGGATTGACCATTGCCCGAACAAAGCCGATTGAAACAGACTTGTCACCTGCAAAAATTGATGAACTCGTGCAGGAATATGTGCAAGGTTCGTTGCGGATGTTCGATGGATCGGCTTTTGTGGCGGCTTTGCAGACACCGCGGTATGTCCGCCAGGCCATCGAACAGGAACAGACGATCTATACTCTGGAAAATCCTCCCGCATTGAGTGCCGAGGGTGATCGTCGAGAATAA
- a CDS encoding fumarylacetoacetate hydrolase family protein, whose amino-acid sequence MYLGKVQLVDGEVRVALGEEGTWKLLDLLQVDHVRSLADILHAPDPLGLARYLVDGSLSPVPVEELKFLAPVDRQEVWAAGVTYRRSQVARMEESEAGASHYDKVYTAPRPEIFFKATPARVSGPGQALRVRSDSQWSVPEPELALVISPEGKLVGYTVGNDMSARDIEGENPLYLPQAKVYNQCCGLGPWVRLASSPLTLEGNAVRLKIRRGGQVVSQDETHLGMLKRSFSELIHWLTFENDVPQGAFLLTGTGIVPDNNFSLEQGDEVSIEIEGIGTLTNPIVKAAAQA is encoded by the coding sequence ATGTATCTCGGCAAAGTCCAACTGGTCGATGGGGAAGTCCGTGTCGCTCTGGGGGAAGAGGGAACCTGGAAGCTGCTGGATTTGTTGCAGGTCGATCATGTCCGCAGTCTGGCAGATATCCTGCATGCTCCCGATCCGTTGGGGTTGGCGCGATATCTGGTGGATGGGTCATTGAGCCCTGTACCAGTGGAGGAACTCAAATTCCTGGCCCCCGTTGACAGGCAGGAAGTCTGGGCAGCTGGTGTGACCTACCGGCGTAGTCAGGTCGCTCGTATGGAAGAGTCCGAAGCGGGTGCTTCGCATTACGACAAAGTCTATACAGCCCCCCGACCTGAGATTTTCTTCAAAGCCACACCAGCTCGAGTTTCGGGGCCTGGCCAGGCGTTAAGAGTTCGTTCAGATAGCCAATGGTCAGTCCCTGAACCAGAACTGGCTCTGGTGATTTCGCCCGAAGGCAAACTGGTGGGCTATACCGTCGGTAATGATATGTCGGCACGGGATATCGAAGGTGAGAATCCTCTCTATTTGCCACAGGCTAAAGTCTACAACCAATGCTGCGGCCTGGGCCCGTGGGTACGACTGGCGAGCAGCCCTTTAACACTGGAAGGGAACGCAGTTCGACTCAAGATTCGCCGCGGTGGGCAGGTTGTCAGTCAGGATGAAACTCATCTGGGGATGCTCAAGCGATCTTTCAGCGAACTGATTCACTGGCTGACATTTGAGAACGACGTTCCCCAGGGGGCCTTTCTGCTGACAGGGACCGGGATTGTTCCCGATAACAATTTCTCTCTCGAACAGGGAGATGAAGTCTCGATTGAGATTGAAGGCATCGGGACATTAACCAACCCCATCGTGAAAGCTGCTGCTCAAGCCTGA
- a CDS encoding pyridoxine 5'-phosphate synthase: MVEKTKLSVNVNKVALLRNSRHLGIPSVLRAASLCIAAGAEGITVHPRPDERHIRRSDVRELSALIRQHHPQIELNIEGNPLADGFLDLVFEVVPDQCTMVPDSPEQSTSDHGWNVLADREKLVPVLEKLRAAGIRSSLFLDPDVTQVAAAKEVGADRIELYTEPYASSYGKENAALILEQYVATAKMALEHGLGVNAGHDLNLENLGKFLREVPAVLEVSIGHALIADALELGYATTVAAYQKVIREESVKTAG; encoded by the coding sequence ATGGTTGAAAAGACAAAACTGAGCGTGAATGTCAACAAGGTGGCTTTGCTCAGAAACTCTCGACATCTGGGCATTCCCTCTGTGTTAAGGGCAGCTTCGCTCTGTATCGCTGCTGGGGCCGAAGGGATTACTGTGCATCCCAGGCCAGATGAGAGGCATATTCGCCGCAGCGATGTTCGTGAGCTTTCGGCTTTAATTCGACAGCACCACCCGCAAATTGAATTGAATATCGAGGGGAATCCTCTGGCGGACGGATTTCTCGATCTGGTGTTCGAAGTGGTGCCGGATCAATGCACGATGGTTCCGGATTCGCCCGAACAATCGACGAGTGATCATGGTTGGAATGTGCTCGCTGACCGTGAAAAGCTGGTTCCTGTGCTGGAAAAACTCAGAGCAGCAGGGATTCGTTCGAGTCTGTTTCTGGATCCGGATGTGACTCAAGTTGCTGCAGCCAAAGAGGTCGGGGCTGATCGCATCGAGTTATACACAGAGCCTTACGCTTCCAGTTACGGAAAAGAAAACGCTGCCCTGATCCTTGAGCAGTATGTGGCGACAGCGAAAATGGCCCTGGAACATGGATTAGGGGTGAATGCGGGGCACGATTTGAATCTGGAGAATCTTGGAAAGTTTCTAAGAGAGGTTCCTGCCGTGCTGGAAGTCTCGATCGGACATGCCTTGATAGCTGATGCTCTCGAATTGGGTTATGCCACGACAGTCGCTGCGTATCAGAAGGTCATTCGCGAAGAATCGGTCAAAACTGCCGGTTGA